The Medicago truncatula cultivar Jemalong A17 chromosome 4, MtrunA17r5.0-ANR, whole genome shotgun sequence genome includes a region encoding these proteins:
- the LOC25491415 gene encoding solute carrier family 40 member 2 — translation MYEKEVLRKSVLSQEPKFHSSSSFLITYLYIGHFLSRWGSRMWEFSVGLYMISIWPDSLLYAAIYGAVESASIALFGPLIGTWVDKLTYVKVLQLWLVTQNLSFIIAGATVVTLLVYSSLKFTNFTVFLLLVVIINICGGIGVLSTLAGTILIEREWLLVISEGQSPELLIKMNSVTRRIDLTCKLLAPVITGFIISFVSLKASAITLALWNSASVWVEYWLFTSVYNGIPALCQSSQRRMERLSSQSDLERNNSTSKGDSLLNVTDGDSTEMLDGKSRTKFSEWISKISYVDAWRVYLQQEVVLPGLALALLFFTVLSFGTLMTATLEWEGIPAYVIGIARGISAVIGIAATVLYPVLQYQISAIRTGLWSIWSQWTCLLPCLAALWIQNGILTSYILMGSVAISRLGLWMFDLSVLQQMQNLVPESDRMIVGGVQNSLQSFMDLLAYVMGIIISDPKEFWKLSLLSFLAVTLAAYLYCIHVFRVRKHIFHFDKVWSINSSA, via the exons ATGTATGAAAAAGAAGTTTTGAGAAAGAGTGTGCtatctcaagaaccaaaatttcattcttcatcttcttttctcATCACTTATTTATACATTGGCCACTTTTTATCTAGATGGGGTTCCAG aaTGTGGGAATTCTCTGTTGGTTTATATATGATCAGTATTTGGCCAGACTCACTGTTGTATGCAGCAATATATGGGGCTGTTGAATCTGCTTCCATTGCATTGTTTGGTCCTTTGATTGGAACATGGGTTGATAAGTTGACTTATGTGAAG GTATTGCAATTGTGGCTGGTGACACAAAATCTGTCTTTTATTATTGCTGGTGCCACTGTAGTTACCTTACTTGTCTACTCATCTTTGAAGTTTACAAATTTCACAGTTTTCTTATTACTTGTGGTGATAATCAATATCTGTGGTGGCATTGGAGTGCTTTCAACTCTTGCTGGTACAATCTTGATAGAAAGAGAATG GTTGTTAGTTATATCCGAAGGCCAATCACCGGAACTGCTGATAAAGATGAATTCAGTTACGAGACGCATCGATCTAACCTGCAAGCTACTTGCACCTGTTATAACTGGCTTCATAATAAGCTTTGTATCTCTTAAAGCATCTGCTATAACATTAGCACTTTGGAATAGTGCTTCTGTTTGGGTGGAGTATTGGCTTTTTACATCTGTGTATAATGGAATTCCAGCTTTGTGTCAAAGTAGCCAGAGGAGAATGGAAAGGCTTTCATCACAAAGTGATCTAGAAAGGAATAATTCAACTTCTAAGGGAGATAGTTTGCTTAATGTTACTGACGGTGATAGCACAGAAATGCTAGATGGAAAAAGCAGGACAAAATTTTCTGAGTGGATTTCAAAAATCTCTTATGTTGATGCTTGGAGAGTTTATTTACAGCAAGAAGTTGTTCTTCCTGGACTAGCTCTGGCTTTGCTATTTTTCACTGTACTCAG CTTTGGAACATTGATGACTGCAACTTTAGAATGGGAAGGTATACCTGCATATGTTATTGGAATAGCACGAGGAATAAGCGCTGTAATTGGAATAGCTGCAACAGTTTTATATCCTGTTCTACAATATCAGATTTCAGCTATTAGAACTGGACTCTGGTCTATTTGGTCTCAG TGGACTTGCCTCCTCCCATGTTTAGCTGCATTATGGATCCAAAATGGCATTTTAACATCATATATATTGATGGGAAGCGTCGCAATATCTCGGCTTGGACTGTGGATGTTTGACTTATCTGTACTTCAACAAATGCAG AACCTTGTTCCCGAGTCGGATCGTATGATTGTTGGAGGTGTTCAGAATTCACTTCAGTCCTTTATGGATCTATTGGCCTATGTTATGGGAATCATAATATCTGATCCAAAG GAGTTCTGGAAGTTGAGTTTATTATCCTTTCTGGCGGTCACATTAGCTGCATACCTCTACTGCATCCATGTGTTCCGTGTGCGGAAGCATATATTTCACTTTGATAAAGTATGGTCGATTAATTCTTCTGCATGA
- the LOC25491414 gene encoding protein SCAR2 isoform X2 has protein sequence MPISKYLIRNEYSLADPELYRAADKDDPEALLEAVAMAGLVGLLRQLGDLAEFAAEIFHDLHEEVMATAARGHSLTARVKQLEAEVPSLEKAFFSQTHHSSFFTNGGIDWHRNIQSEQNLVSSGNLPRLIMDSYEECRGPPRLFLLDKFDVAGAGACLKRYTDPSFFKAESASSVRATVQVHREKRIRKVKKKGGRIRDGEAPNAVPTHSKLHQLLLEERIENGYSNPARLVKLKKRQLNVPSVEGKSGKSYMEKFLETPSPDYKMICETSIFPLPVKPTSDDTGEAGIKILEISSFSPLRKSTGRNENTCSSPNEQEFDINQFPEGVGETNGDLVMVKEQISAGVTDEVSFNDVKVSDETELAIKEQKKFENSLNRHHSDDVTSEVDNYMDALTTMESELETDDEYKPRKSFLKNQKVTDANKERRLLARFSDSHSFADSSTSDDNSPFKQEKNEEDIEVKARLSDSHSTGTSSTSDNSSSFRVDEDEHVKLRTHFSDSQSTKNSSTSDVNSSSKKDKSYFSHSDSLSTVVENTQSEPILFTTSKYYEPEIEGTPSNQLPKIVEFQNTDSRKFVMHDDVRVHEEEASDSWKTYSDLLTSGKLSCSDLEPTKPVMLPAVTQSDETISDNDADRAGLVESVASKPSSPSLIKDDTCPVDSSDKISLDNLVDDDPHIHSHDLLQFSNGSPKDSLCPSIEEPDLNSGLNVVHGDEITGSRSSVDQDEGDGHFKNPSSPRNHMKINGDVSEIVASKGQPVPSVDSAENDAGINACPASGMICSPSRSLSNQQELVPAPSDSYQIESNEVELTQIFMDSNTEMSNNQLAPLSDTTSSDIIHPPVSNLTKSEESLSAFANPNEIETEVYEAVARESSTVLEGKKVAVHPEIVSADVQMNLNKSEPCDLPDLENNIEKSSPRVKIHQTGFIDDAKMVPEFSEFDTRQSESTSYGRNDLLQNDRNSFSSPPYNQFESETYLEPHLQSQLGEKDGEFPLKYEENFASEKSQSQQIYELKQEGTHAPSESFSEIPADESSSVHSSPQSSGLEINSTQYAVDPLKSLLPDLSPMETENKLDEMPPMPPLPPMQWRMGKVQPASIDSHRDDLEVHQASVQSMQPIMPDKKSQFGLPASDGEILFYQNPFSPAMPLESDMLRHSSAVGVSGHPVALPFQFPLMVNEANGQYNYLVMDRNQIQNPFITLPMVATSMHPPHGYIVASEGEMVQTSNPYAPILPAAYTLSGDDSTPPQVEPFQHPTQSKTETSADDKTPEQPIHNVVSRDGPPNSHVIASEGEMVHNSSPFLPIPPAECANSGQDSITPLENLTQSPSQVMTETSSDDTRTTLPQSMSNVISIDESPHSDFVTSEEEMVQSSNPCSPILSAESSVSEHDSISPQEKITQSPSQLLTETSSEVETPNHSVSNVEGEQRQLGISLMVPPNMESVELNQTFQPFEGGMSSLDPSAQTSEFESERINVKSKHKIPRPRNPLIDAVAAHDKSMLKRATERVMPQIEPKVDERDSWLEQIRTKSFNLKPAVATRPRIQGPKTNMKLAAILEKANSIRQALAGSDEDDEDSWSDS, from the exons ATGCCGATATCGAAGTATCTTATACGAAACGAGTACAGTTTAGCGGATCCTGAACTGTACCGTGCTGCTGATAAAGATGACCCTGAAGCTCTTCTTGAAGCTGTTGCCATGGCTGGTCTTGTTGGACTTCTTCGTCAGCTCGGTGACCTTGCTGA GTTTGCTGCGGAGATCTTCCATGATTTACATGAAGAAGTAATGGCTACTGCTGCAAGAGGCCACAGTCTTACGGCTCGTGTTAAACAGCTTGAGGCTGAAGTTCCTTCACTTGAAAAGGCCTTTTTTTCTCAAActcatcattcatcattttttactAATGGAG GGATTGATTGGCATCGCAATATTCAGTCTGAACAAAATCTCGTTTCTAGTGGAAACTTACCTCGATTAATAATGGATTCATACGAAGAATGCCGTGGTCCCCCTAGACTGTTCCTTCTGGATAA GTTTGATGTGGCTGGGGCTGGGGCATGTCTGAAGCGTTATACTGATCCATCATTCTTTAAAGCGGAGTCAGCTTCATCTGTAAGAGCCACAGTACAAGTCCACAGGGAAAAAAGAATTCGTAAAGTCAAG AAGAAAGGAGGACGGATAAGGGACGGTGAAGCTCCAAATGCTGTACCAACACATTCAAA ATTACATCAGCTGCTTCTTGAGGAACGTATTGAGAATGGTTATAGTAATCCTGCACGCCTagttaaattaaagaaaagacaATTGAACGTGCCTTCCGTTGAAGGAAAATCTGGGAAAAGTTACATGGAGAAATTTCTAGAAACTCCCTCACCTGATTATAAAATGATTTGCGAAACTTCAATCTTTCCACTACCTGTGAAACCGACATCAGATGATACTGGTGAAGCAGGGATTAAAATTCTTGAAATCAGTAGCTTTAGTCCTTTGAGAAAGTCGACTGGGAGAAATGAAAACACCTGTTCATCCCCTAATGAGCAGGAATTTGATATAAACCAATTTCCAGAAGGGGTTGGTGAGACAAATGGAGATCTTGTGATGGTGAAAGAACAAATCTCAGCAGGTGTAACAGATGAAGTGTCTTTTAATGATGTCAAGGTGTCTGATGAAACAGAACTGGCAATCAAGGaacaaaagaaatttgaaaacaGCTTAAATAGGCATCATTCTGATGATGTGACTAGTGAGGTTGACAACTACATGGATGCTTTAACTACCATGGAGTCAGAATTGGAAACAGATGATGAGTATAAACCTAGAAAAAGCTTCTTGAAAAATCAAAAGGTAACAGATGCCAATAAAGAACGTCGATTACTAGCTCGATTTTCAGATTCTCACTCATTTGCAGACTCCTCAACATCTGACGACAATAGCCCATTcaaacaagagaaaaatgagGAAGATATTGAAGTCAAAGCTCGGTTATCAGATTCTCACTCAACTGGAACCTCCTCAACATCAGACAATAGTAGCTCATTCAGAGTAGATGAAGATGAGCACGTGAAACTGCGAACTCACTTTTCAGATTCTCAATCTACCAAAAACTCTTCTACGTCAGATGTAAATAGTTCTTCCAAGAAAGATAAatcttatttctctcattctgATTCATTGAGCACTGTTGTTGAAAATACACAATCAGAACCCATTTTATTCACAACTTCTAAATATTATGAACCGGAAATTGAAGGTACACCATCGAACCAGCTTCCCAAAATTGTTGAGTTTCAAAATACAGATAGTAGGAAGTTTGTCATGCATGATGATGTACGTGTTCATGAAGAAGAGGCTTCTGACTCTTGGAAAACATATTCGGATCTGTTGACTTCAGGAAAGTTGTCGTGTTCTGATCTTGAACCTACCAAACCAGTGATGCTACCTGCAGTGACTCAGTCCGACGAAACCATTTCTGACAATGATGCAGACAGAGCAGGTCTCGTTGAATCTGTTGCTTCCAAACCTTCTTCTCCCTCCCTAATAAAAGATGATACTTGCCCAGTGGATTCTTCTGATAAAATTTCATTGGACAACTTGGTTGATGATGATCCACATATTCATTCTCATGATTTGTTACAATTTTCTAATGGTTCACCAAAAGATTCCCTTTGTCCATCCATCGAAGAACCAGACTTGAATTCAGGTCTTAATGTGGTGCATGGTGATGAAATAACTGGATCCAGAAGCAGTGTTGATCAAGATGAAGGTGATGgtcattttaaaaatccatcttCTCCTCGTAATCATATGAAGATAAATGGTGATGTCAGTGAAATTGTTGCGTCAAAAGGTCAACCTGTTCCTTCTGTTGATAGCGCTGAAAATGATGCGGGTATCAATGCTTGTCCAGCTTCAGGTATGATTTGTTCTCCGTCAAGGAGCCTTTCAAATCAGCAAGAACTGGTCCCGGCTCCTTCAGATTCTTATCAGATTGAATCCAATGAAGTGGAATTGACTCAAATTTTCATGGACTCAAATACTGAGATGAGCAACAATCAATTGGCACCATTATCAGATACAACATCATCTGATATCATACATCCTCCAGTGAGTAATCTTACAAAATCAGAAGAATCTCTTTCTGCTTTTGCAAATCCAAATGAGATAGAGACGGAAGTCTATGAGGCAGTTGCTAGAGAATCTTCGACCGTGCTAGAGGGAAAGAAGGTCGCGGTTCATCCGGAAATTGTTTCTGCAGATGTACAAATGAACCTTAACAAATCGGAGCCCTGTGATCTTCCAGATTTGGaaaataacattgaaaagtcATCTCCTAGGGTGAAAATCCATCAGACTGGCTTTATAGATGATGCGAAAATGGTGCCTGAATTTTCTGAGTTTGACACTCGGCAGTCAGAATCTACCAGTTATGGCCGGAATGATCTTTTACAGAATGACAGAAATAGTTTTTCATCACCACCTTATAACCAGTTCGAGTCTGAAACTTACTTAGAGCCCCATTTGCAATCACAACTTGGTGAAAAGGATGGAGAGTTTCCGCTCAAATACGAGGAAAACTTTGCCTCTGAGAAATCTCAATCTCAGCAGATATATGAATTGAAGCAAGAAGGCACTCATGCTCCTTCTGAATCTTTTTCAGAAATCCCTGCAGATGAATCATCATCAGTTCATTCTTCACCACAGTCATCTGGCTTGGAGATCAACTCTACACAGTATGCTGTGGATCCATTGAAGTCTCTTCTCCCCGACCTCTCTCCCATGGAAACTGAAAACAAACTTGATGAGATGCCACCTATGCCCCCTCTACCTCCGATGCAATGGAGAATGGGCAAGGTTCAACCTGCTTCCATAGATTCGCATAGAGATGATTTAGAAGTGCATCAGGCTTCAGTCCAATCAATGCAGCCAATCATGCCTGACAAGAAGTCTCAATTTGGTTTGCCGGCTTCTGATggagagattttattttatcagaATCCATTTTCACCTGCCATGCCTTTGGAAAGTGATATGCTTCGACATTCTTCTGCCGTGGGTGTTTCTGGGCATCCAGTTGCTTTACCTTTTCAGTTTCCTCTCATGGTTAATGAAGCAAATGGTCAGTATAATTACCTCGTGATGGACAGAAACCAAATTCAGAACCCCTTCATAACGCTGCCCATGGTAGCTACGAGCATGCATCCACCACATGGTTACATTGTTGCTTCTGAGGGAGAAATGGTACAGACTTCAAACCCATATGCACCAATACTACCTGCTGCATATACTCTCTCTGGAGATGATTCCACCCCTCCACAAGTGGAACCATTTCAACATCCAACTCAATCAAAGACAGAGACTAGTGCAGATGATAAAACACCTGAGCAGCCTATACATAATGTAGTGTCTAGGGACGGGCCTCCAAACAGTCACGTTATTGCTTCTGAGGGAGAAATGGTACATAATTCAAGCCCATTCCTTCCAATACCACCTGCCGAATGTGCTAATTCTGGACAGGATTCCATCACTCCTTTAGAAAATTTGACTCAATCTCCTAGTCAAGTAATGACAGAGACTAGTTCAGATGATACAAGGACAACACTTCCACAGTCTATGAGTAATGTTATATCTATTGACGAGTCTCCACACAGTGACTTTGTCACTTCTGAGGAAGAAATGGTACAAAGTTCTAACCCATGCTCTCCTATACTATCCGCTGAATCTTCTGTTTCTGAACATGATTCCATCTCTCCACAAGAAAAAATAACTCAATCTCCAAGTCAGTTATTGACGGAGACTAGTTCTGAAGTTGAAACACCTAATCATTCTGTAAGTAATGTAGAAGGGGAGCAGAGACAATTGGGTATTTCGCTCATGGTGCCACCAAACATGGAAAGTGTGGAGCTCAATCAGACATTCCAGCCCTTTGAGGGGGGAATGTCATCCTTGGATCCATCTGCTCAAACATCAGAGTTTGAGAGTGAAAGGATAAATGTAAAGTCAAAGCATAAGATTCCTCGTCCTCGGAATCCTCTAATTGATGCTGTTGCTGCTCACGACAAAAGCATG CTTAAGAGGGCTACTGAGCGGGTTATGCCTCAAATAGAACCAAAGGTAGATGAAAGAGATTCATGGTTAGAACAGATACGAACAAAG TCTTTCAACTTGAAGCCTGCTGTGGCTACACGACCTAGGATTCAAGGtccaaaaacaaatatgaagctTGCTGCCATCTTGGAGAAAGCTAATTCAATTCGCCAG GCTTTGGCTGGaagtgatgaagatgatgaggaTAGTTGGAGTGATTCTTGA
- the LOC25491414 gene encoding protein SCAR2 isoform X1: MPISKYLIRNEYSLADPELYRAADKDDPEALLEAVAMAGLVGLLRQLGDLAEFAAEIFHDLHEEVMATAARGHSLTARVKQLEAEVPSLEKAFFSQTHHSSFFTNGGIDWHRNIQSEQNLVSSGNLPRLIMDSYEECRGPPRLFLLDKFDVAGAGACLKRYTDPSFFKAESASSVRATVQVHREKRIRKVKQKKGGRIRDGEAPNAVPTHSKLHQLLLEERIENGYSNPARLVKLKKRQLNVPSVEGKSGKSYMEKFLETPSPDYKMICETSIFPLPVKPTSDDTGEAGIKILEISSFSPLRKSTGRNENTCSSPNEQEFDINQFPEGVGETNGDLVMVKEQISAGVTDEVSFNDVKVSDETELAIKEQKKFENSLNRHHSDDVTSEVDNYMDALTTMESELETDDEYKPRKSFLKNQKVTDANKERRLLARFSDSHSFADSSTSDDNSPFKQEKNEEDIEVKARLSDSHSTGTSSTSDNSSSFRVDEDEHVKLRTHFSDSQSTKNSSTSDVNSSSKKDKSYFSHSDSLSTVVENTQSEPILFTTSKYYEPEIEGTPSNQLPKIVEFQNTDSRKFVMHDDVRVHEEEASDSWKTYSDLLTSGKLSCSDLEPTKPVMLPAVTQSDETISDNDADRAGLVESVASKPSSPSLIKDDTCPVDSSDKISLDNLVDDDPHIHSHDLLQFSNGSPKDSLCPSIEEPDLNSGLNVVHGDEITGSRSSVDQDEGDGHFKNPSSPRNHMKINGDVSEIVASKGQPVPSVDSAENDAGINACPASGMICSPSRSLSNQQELVPAPSDSYQIESNEVELTQIFMDSNTEMSNNQLAPLSDTTSSDIIHPPVSNLTKSEESLSAFANPNEIETEVYEAVARESSTVLEGKKVAVHPEIVSADVQMNLNKSEPCDLPDLENNIEKSSPRVKIHQTGFIDDAKMVPEFSEFDTRQSESTSYGRNDLLQNDRNSFSSPPYNQFESETYLEPHLQSQLGEKDGEFPLKYEENFASEKSQSQQIYELKQEGTHAPSESFSEIPADESSSVHSSPQSSGLEINSTQYAVDPLKSLLPDLSPMETENKLDEMPPMPPLPPMQWRMGKVQPASIDSHRDDLEVHQASVQSMQPIMPDKKSQFGLPASDGEILFYQNPFSPAMPLESDMLRHSSAVGVSGHPVALPFQFPLMVNEANGQYNYLVMDRNQIQNPFITLPMVATSMHPPHGYIVASEGEMVQTSNPYAPILPAAYTLSGDDSTPPQVEPFQHPTQSKTETSADDKTPEQPIHNVVSRDGPPNSHVIASEGEMVHNSSPFLPIPPAECANSGQDSITPLENLTQSPSQVMTETSSDDTRTTLPQSMSNVISIDESPHSDFVTSEEEMVQSSNPCSPILSAESSVSEHDSISPQEKITQSPSQLLTETSSEVETPNHSVSNVEGEQRQLGISLMVPPNMESVELNQTFQPFEGGMSSLDPSAQTSEFESERINVKSKHKIPRPRNPLIDAVAAHDKSMLKRATERVMPQIEPKVDERDSWLEQIRTKSFNLKPAVATRPRIQGPKTNMKLAAILEKANSIRQALAGSDEDDEDSWSDS, from the exons ATGCCGATATCGAAGTATCTTATACGAAACGAGTACAGTTTAGCGGATCCTGAACTGTACCGTGCTGCTGATAAAGATGACCCTGAAGCTCTTCTTGAAGCTGTTGCCATGGCTGGTCTTGTTGGACTTCTTCGTCAGCTCGGTGACCTTGCTGA GTTTGCTGCGGAGATCTTCCATGATTTACATGAAGAAGTAATGGCTACTGCTGCAAGAGGCCACAGTCTTACGGCTCGTGTTAAACAGCTTGAGGCTGAAGTTCCTTCACTTGAAAAGGCCTTTTTTTCTCAAActcatcattcatcattttttactAATGGAG GGATTGATTGGCATCGCAATATTCAGTCTGAACAAAATCTCGTTTCTAGTGGAAACTTACCTCGATTAATAATGGATTCATACGAAGAATGCCGTGGTCCCCCTAGACTGTTCCTTCTGGATAA GTTTGATGTGGCTGGGGCTGGGGCATGTCTGAAGCGTTATACTGATCCATCATTCTTTAAAGCGGAGTCAGCTTCATCTGTAAGAGCCACAGTACAAGTCCACAGGGAAAAAAGAATTCGTAAAGTCAAG cagAAGAAAGGAGGACGGATAAGGGACGGTGAAGCTCCAAATGCTGTACCAACACATTCAAA ATTACATCAGCTGCTTCTTGAGGAACGTATTGAGAATGGTTATAGTAATCCTGCACGCCTagttaaattaaagaaaagacaATTGAACGTGCCTTCCGTTGAAGGAAAATCTGGGAAAAGTTACATGGAGAAATTTCTAGAAACTCCCTCACCTGATTATAAAATGATTTGCGAAACTTCAATCTTTCCACTACCTGTGAAACCGACATCAGATGATACTGGTGAAGCAGGGATTAAAATTCTTGAAATCAGTAGCTTTAGTCCTTTGAGAAAGTCGACTGGGAGAAATGAAAACACCTGTTCATCCCCTAATGAGCAGGAATTTGATATAAACCAATTTCCAGAAGGGGTTGGTGAGACAAATGGAGATCTTGTGATGGTGAAAGAACAAATCTCAGCAGGTGTAACAGATGAAGTGTCTTTTAATGATGTCAAGGTGTCTGATGAAACAGAACTGGCAATCAAGGaacaaaagaaatttgaaaacaGCTTAAATAGGCATCATTCTGATGATGTGACTAGTGAGGTTGACAACTACATGGATGCTTTAACTACCATGGAGTCAGAATTGGAAACAGATGATGAGTATAAACCTAGAAAAAGCTTCTTGAAAAATCAAAAGGTAACAGATGCCAATAAAGAACGTCGATTACTAGCTCGATTTTCAGATTCTCACTCATTTGCAGACTCCTCAACATCTGACGACAATAGCCCATTcaaacaagagaaaaatgagGAAGATATTGAAGTCAAAGCTCGGTTATCAGATTCTCACTCAACTGGAACCTCCTCAACATCAGACAATAGTAGCTCATTCAGAGTAGATGAAGATGAGCACGTGAAACTGCGAACTCACTTTTCAGATTCTCAATCTACCAAAAACTCTTCTACGTCAGATGTAAATAGTTCTTCCAAGAAAGATAAatcttatttctctcattctgATTCATTGAGCACTGTTGTTGAAAATACACAATCAGAACCCATTTTATTCACAACTTCTAAATATTATGAACCGGAAATTGAAGGTACACCATCGAACCAGCTTCCCAAAATTGTTGAGTTTCAAAATACAGATAGTAGGAAGTTTGTCATGCATGATGATGTACGTGTTCATGAAGAAGAGGCTTCTGACTCTTGGAAAACATATTCGGATCTGTTGACTTCAGGAAAGTTGTCGTGTTCTGATCTTGAACCTACCAAACCAGTGATGCTACCTGCAGTGACTCAGTCCGACGAAACCATTTCTGACAATGATGCAGACAGAGCAGGTCTCGTTGAATCTGTTGCTTCCAAACCTTCTTCTCCCTCCCTAATAAAAGATGATACTTGCCCAGTGGATTCTTCTGATAAAATTTCATTGGACAACTTGGTTGATGATGATCCACATATTCATTCTCATGATTTGTTACAATTTTCTAATGGTTCACCAAAAGATTCCCTTTGTCCATCCATCGAAGAACCAGACTTGAATTCAGGTCTTAATGTGGTGCATGGTGATGAAATAACTGGATCCAGAAGCAGTGTTGATCAAGATGAAGGTGATGgtcattttaaaaatccatcttCTCCTCGTAATCATATGAAGATAAATGGTGATGTCAGTGAAATTGTTGCGTCAAAAGGTCAACCTGTTCCTTCTGTTGATAGCGCTGAAAATGATGCGGGTATCAATGCTTGTCCAGCTTCAGGTATGATTTGTTCTCCGTCAAGGAGCCTTTCAAATCAGCAAGAACTGGTCCCGGCTCCTTCAGATTCTTATCAGATTGAATCCAATGAAGTGGAATTGACTCAAATTTTCATGGACTCAAATACTGAGATGAGCAACAATCAATTGGCACCATTATCAGATACAACATCATCTGATATCATACATCCTCCAGTGAGTAATCTTACAAAATCAGAAGAATCTCTTTCTGCTTTTGCAAATCCAAATGAGATAGAGACGGAAGTCTATGAGGCAGTTGCTAGAGAATCTTCGACCGTGCTAGAGGGAAAGAAGGTCGCGGTTCATCCGGAAATTGTTTCTGCAGATGTACAAATGAACCTTAACAAATCGGAGCCCTGTGATCTTCCAGATTTGGaaaataacattgaaaagtcATCTCCTAGGGTGAAAATCCATCAGACTGGCTTTATAGATGATGCGAAAATGGTGCCTGAATTTTCTGAGTTTGACACTCGGCAGTCAGAATCTACCAGTTATGGCCGGAATGATCTTTTACAGAATGACAGAAATAGTTTTTCATCACCACCTTATAACCAGTTCGAGTCTGAAACTTACTTAGAGCCCCATTTGCAATCACAACTTGGTGAAAAGGATGGAGAGTTTCCGCTCAAATACGAGGAAAACTTTGCCTCTGAGAAATCTCAATCTCAGCAGATATATGAATTGAAGCAAGAAGGCACTCATGCTCCTTCTGAATCTTTTTCAGAAATCCCTGCAGATGAATCATCATCAGTTCATTCTTCACCACAGTCATCTGGCTTGGAGATCAACTCTACACAGTATGCTGTGGATCCATTGAAGTCTCTTCTCCCCGACCTCTCTCCCATGGAAACTGAAAACAAACTTGATGAGATGCCACCTATGCCCCCTCTACCTCCGATGCAATGGAGAATGGGCAAGGTTCAACCTGCTTCCATAGATTCGCATAGAGATGATTTAGAAGTGCATCAGGCTTCAGTCCAATCAATGCAGCCAATCATGCCTGACAAGAAGTCTCAATTTGGTTTGCCGGCTTCTGATggagagattttattttatcagaATCCATTTTCACCTGCCATGCCTTTGGAAAGTGATATGCTTCGACATTCTTCTGCCGTGGGTGTTTCTGGGCATCCAGTTGCTTTACCTTTTCAGTTTCCTCTCATGGTTAATGAAGCAAATGGTCAGTATAATTACCTCGTGATGGACAGAAACCAAATTCAGAACCCCTTCATAACGCTGCCCATGGTAGCTACGAGCATGCATCCACCACATGGTTACATTGTTGCTTCTGAGGGAGAAATGGTACAGACTTCAAACCCATATGCACCAATACTACCTGCTGCATATACTCTCTCTGGAGATGATTCCACCCCTCCACAAGTGGAACCATTTCAACATCCAACTCAATCAAAGACAGAGACTAGTGCAGATGATAAAACACCTGAGCAGCCTATACATAATGTAGTGTCTAGGGACGGGCCTCCAAACAGTCACGTTATTGCTTCTGAGGGAGAAATGGTACATAATTCAAGCCCATTCCTTCCAATACCACCTGCCGAATGTGCTAATTCTGGACAGGATTCCATCACTCCTTTAGAAAATTTGACTCAATCTCCTAGTCAAGTAATGACAGAGACTAGTTCAGATGATACAAGGACAACACTTCCACAGTCTATGAGTAATGTTATATCTATTGACGAGTCTCCACACAGTGACTTTGTCACTTCTGAGGAAGAAATGGTACAAAGTTCTAACCCATGCTCTCCTATACTATCCGCTGAATCTTCTGTTTCTGAACATGATTCCATCTCTCCACAAGAAAAAATAACTCAATCTCCAAGTCAGTTATTGACGGAGACTAGTTCTGAAGTTGAAACACCTAATCATTCTGTAAGTAATGTAGAAGGGGAGCAGAGACAATTGGGTATTTCGCTCATGGTGCCACCAAACATGGAAAGTGTGGAGCTCAATCAGACATTCCAGCCCTTTGAGGGGGGAATGTCATCCTTGGATCCATCTGCTCAAACATCAGAGTTTGAGAGTGAAAGGATAAATGTAAAGTCAAAGCATAAGATTCCTCGTCCTCGGAATCCTCTAATTGATGCTGTTGCTGCTCACGACAAAAGCATG CTTAAGAGGGCTACTGAGCGGGTTATGCCTCAAATAGAACCAAAGGTAGATGAAAGAGATTCATGGTTAGAACAGATACGAACAAAG TCTTTCAACTTGAAGCCTGCTGTGGCTACACGACCTAGGATTCAAGGtccaaaaacaaatatgaagctTGCTGCCATCTTGGAGAAAGCTAATTCAATTCGCCAG GCTTTGGCTGGaagtgatgaagatgatgaggaTAGTTGGAGTGATTCTTGA